A window of the Butyricimonas virosa genome harbors these coding sequences:
- a CDS encoding TROVE domain-containing protein translates to MKFNFTNKGKDTTVNYMGTKAYKMTPEMELYSTVVTCVVDDSYYESNTDRVCRIKNLIAKCSPEFVARLAVYARTEMNLRSVPMILAVELARLYSGNEIVKRAVAGVVKRADEITEILAYYQIANKRERSKKLNQLSKQIQKGLIESFNRFDEYQFAKYNANSAVSLRDALFLVHPKAKDEAQQAVFDKIVSGNLAIPYTWETELSELGKQAFENEKVKAQAVSEKWEELVSSGQVGYMALLRNLRNIVTKSTDKALDMTLNILTNEYRIRKAKQMPFRYLSAFLEIDKLAKETSIFEGEKAKIKKALAALEKALVISCDNISTREGKTVILSDNSGSMYGDRGGKSLVSAMSERKTSDIANLFAVLYWNKCKDTYVGLFGDRLIDANLSRSVNVFENFNIINQAAKKCGPATERGIFDYMEYLIKSKTIVDRIVIFSDCQVGDGCNWYDHKGNRGENFNRLFQKYLKINPDVRVYTVDLRGYGNNMTKDNGNVILVSGWSEKIFDMIYYIEQGSSVVNEIMKIEI, encoded by the coding sequence ATGAAGTTCAATTTTACAAACAAAGGAAAAGACACTACCGTGAATTACATGGGAACCAAGGCTTACAAAATGACGCCGGAAATGGAACTCTATTCAACCGTAGTCACCTGCGTGGTCGATGATTCATACTATGAATCAAACACGGACAGGGTTTGCAGGATCAAAAACCTGATCGCGAAATGCAGTCCCGAGTTTGTAGCCAGACTCGCTGTATACGCTCGCACGGAAATGAACTTGCGTTCGGTACCGATGATACTGGCTGTTGAATTGGCAAGATTGTATTCCGGTAACGAAATTGTGAAACGTGCCGTTGCGGGTGTAGTAAAACGAGCTGACGAAATCACCGAGATTCTCGCTTATTACCAAATCGCCAACAAACGGGAAAGGAGCAAAAAGTTGAACCAATTGTCAAAACAAATACAAAAAGGATTGATCGAATCGTTCAACAGGTTTGACGAGTATCAATTCGCCAAATACAATGCCAACTCGGCTGTAAGCCTGCGAGACGCATTGTTTCTAGTTCACCCGAAAGCAAAGGATGAAGCACAACAAGCTGTATTTGACAAAATCGTATCGGGTAACCTAGCTATCCCCTACACGTGGGAAACCGAATTATCCGAACTGGGTAAACAAGCGTTCGAAAACGAGAAAGTGAAAGCCCAAGCTGTTTCCGAAAAATGGGAGGAACTAGTGTCAAGCGGTCAAGTGGGTTACATGGCTCTATTACGAAACTTGCGGAATATCGTCACGAAAAGCACTGATAAAGCATTGGATATGACCTTGAATATCCTGACAAACGAATACCGGATCAGAAAAGCAAAACAAATGCCTTTCCGTTATTTGTCAGCATTCCTGGAAATAGACAAACTGGCCAAAGAAACCTCTATATTCGAAGGAGAAAAAGCGAAAATAAAGAAAGCCTTGGCAGCTTTGGAAAAAGCGCTGGTAATCAGTTGTGACAATATCTCGACTCGCGAGGGAAAAACCGTGATACTATCCGATAACTCCGGAAGCATGTACGGGGACCGGGGTGGGAAATCCCTAGTGTCGGCCATGAGCGAACGGAAAACTTCGGATATTGCCAACTTGTTTGCCGTGTTGTATTGGAACAAATGCAAAGACACTTACGTCGGATTGTTTGGTGATCGGTTAATTGATGCGAACTTGAGTCGCTCGGTAAACGTGTTCGAGAATTTCAACATCATTAACCAAGCCGCCAAGAAATGCGGCCCGGCAACGGAAAGAGGAATATTCGACTACATGGAATATTTGATAAAATCAAAAACGATTGTAGACAGAATCGTTATATTCTCTGACTGTCAAGTTGGTGACGGATGCAACTGGTACGATCACAAAGGAAATCGGGGAGAAAACTTCAACCGCCTTTTCCAGAAATACCTGAAGATCAACCCGGACGTGAGGGTCTATACGGTTGACTTGAGAGGTTACGGGAACAACATGACCAAAGATAACGGCAACGTGATCCTCGTCAGCGGGTGGAGTGAAAAAATATTCGACATGATATATTATATCGAACAAGGTTCCTCGGTTGTCAACGAAATAATGAAAATAGAAATATAA
- a CDS encoding RNA-splicing ligase RtcB gives MIELKGTYNQDCKIFIDEVETEAIELIRNILNQEISTGVQVRIMPDTHVGKGIVIGFTMPVTRMVNPNYIGVDIGCSVTTFKLNQRIEEERFPTLDHAIRRSIPMGMHIRKEKNLDDWWITPYFETVNNNLHAFQQKWFQRFGETKDSIQVDKEYISRLCKKIGIKESTFYCSVGTLGGGNHFIELGESAKDGSHYLTIHSGSRHFGLKVCNYHAKKMHKTTVLPEEYHEEFKFITRNTLPTSDIPKKLEELNKRYHVGKKEYMLEKEDMYEYLVDMVIAQTYAQFNHKAMAKAIFKDLGENYQAVDTVYSMHNFIDTTDWIIRKGAIRAYQGEKMVIPFNMRDGLLICEGKSNPDWNCSAPHGAGRVLARNKALKTLDMNEFTKEMEGIYSTSVCRQTLDESPMAYKDKDLIMQAIQDTATIIDTIKPIMNIKAL, from the coding sequence ATGATAGAATTAAAAGGAACATATAATCAAGATTGTAAAATCTTTATTGACGAAGTGGAAACCGAAGCCATCGAGTTGATCCGGAACATTCTGAACCAAGAAATCTCTACCGGTGTACAAGTACGAATCATGCCGGATACTCACGTGGGTAAGGGAATCGTGATTGGATTCACCATGCCCGTGACACGAATGGTCAACCCGAACTATATTGGTGTGGACATCGGTTGTTCCGTCACCACGTTCAAATTAAACCAGCGAATCGAAGAAGAAAGATTCCCAACACTGGACCACGCCATCCGGCGTTCCATTCCCATGGGGATGCATATCCGAAAGGAAAAGAACTTGGATGACTGGTGGATTACCCCCTATTTTGAAACCGTGAATAATAACCTTCATGCCTTTCAACAAAAATGGTTCCAGCGATTCGGAGAAACCAAAGATTCCATTCAAGTCGATAAAGAATATATCTCCCGCTTGTGTAAAAAAATCGGTATCAAAGAAAGTACCTTCTATTGTTCCGTGGGTACACTAGGAGGTGGAAATCATTTCATCGAGCTAGGAGAATCTGCCAAAGATGGTTCACATTATCTGACCATTCACTCCGGTTCTCGTCATTTCGGGTTGAAAGTGTGTAATTATCATGCCAAGAAAATGCATAAAACGACCGTTCTTCCGGAAGAGTACCATGAAGAATTCAAGTTTATCACGCGTAATACACTACCGACAAGTGATATTCCCAAAAAACTGGAAGAATTAAACAAACGTTACCACGTCGGGAAAAAGGAGTATATGCTCGAAAAAGAAGATATGTATGAATATCTTGTCGATATGGTTATTGCTCAAACTTACGCACAATTTAACCATAAAGCTATGGCAAAAGCCATATTCAAAGACTTGGGTGAAAATTACCAAGCCGTGGACACGGTTTACTCCATGCATAATTTCATCGACACGACCGACTGGATCATCCGAAAAGGAGCCATTCGAGCCTATCAAGGTGAAAAAATGGTTATCCCATTCAATATGCGTGACGGTTTGTTGATTTGTGAAGGAAAAAGTAACCCGGACTGGAACTGTTCCGCCCCTCATGGAGCCGGAAGGGTACTTGCCCGAAACAAAGCACTGAAAACACTGGATATGAACGAATTCACGAAAGAAATGGAAGGCATCTATTCCACCTCCGTCTGCCGACAAACCCTTGATGAATCCCCGATGGCGTATAAAGACAAGGACTTGATCATGCAGGCGATACAAGACACGGCAACGATCATCGACAC